In a single window of the Papaver somniferum cultivar HN1 chromosome 8, ASM357369v1, whole genome shotgun sequence genome:
- the LOC113305925 gene encoding snurportin-1-like isoform X1 — translation MGGLSTEGRRQGFKRLAISDQQRRREIALLRQSQQRRDSQNQARSLASSVISLPTPSQHNNQQQEEQPIHEELEEPEAESSSSTRDFDVLGASKLKGAEARKWFSRQLMLPEWMIDIPPRLNHDWYVYARPSGKRCFVVSSDGTTVSRLRNGSILHHFPSVLPNGARTRDNSGSAQSYCLLDCIFHEHDQTYYVIDMICWKGYSLYDCTAEFRFFWLNSKLVETGACNTPSMYHKYKFSVVPIYDCEQMGLQTAYMGTVPYVKDGLSFYNKHAHYHTGTTPLALVWKDDNCSQYVIDTDSKGQIPPHQQVVLILNEDGSLTTSDDPPIVFGCLSQEFILKSDLKPGNFLRFTIGDGGMSFVDGKLERADLHYTNQAYHARASADSYSKILFQYTARHSPLKIEDLVASLGSSEDVAEEAKDVEMIG, via the exons ATGGGTGGATTAAGCACAGAAGGGAGAAGACAAGGGTTTAAGAGATTAGCAATATCAGACCAACAAAGGAGAAGAGAAATAGCATTACTTCGTCAATCTCAACAAAGAAGAGATTCTCAAAATCAAGCTCGTTCTTTAGCTTCTTCTGTTATTTCTCTTCCGACCCCATCTCAACATAATAATCAACAACAAGAAGAACAACCCATTCATGAAGAATTAGAAGAACCAGAAGCTGAATCGTCATCATCAACTAGGGATTTTGATGTACTCGGAGCTTCTAAACTTAAAGGAGCTGAAGCGCGTAAATGGTTTTCTCGTCAACTCATGCTTCCTGAATGGATGATTGATATCCCTCCTCGTTTAAATCATGATTG GTATGTTTACGCAAGACCATCTGGTAAACGATGCTTTGTGGTTTCTTCTGATGGAACAACAGTTAGTAGGCTTCGCAATGGTTCGATCTTACATCATTTCCCATCTGTCTTGCCAAATGGAGCCAGGACAAGGGATAATTCTGGTTCTGCGCAGTCTTACTGTCTCCTGGACTGCATATTTCATGAG CATGATCAAACTTACTACGTGATTGATATGATTTGTTGGAAAGGTTATTCGTTATACGACTGCACTGCTGAGTTCAGATTTTTTTGGTTGAACTCCAAGCTTGTGGAGACTGGGGCTTGTAATACACCGTCAATGTATCATAAATATAAATTCAGTGTTGTTCCCATCTATGACTGTGAGCAGATGGGTTTGCAGACAGCATATATGGGTACTGTACCATATGTCAAAGATGGACTGTCGTTTTACAACAA GCATGCCCATTATCATACAGGAACTACACCACTAGCATTAGTCTGGAAAGATGACAATTGTAGCCAATACGTAATTGACACAGATAGTAAAGGACAAATTCCTCCTCATCAACAG GTGGTTTTGATCTTGAATGAAGATGGAAGTCTTACTACATCAGATGATCCTCCAATTGTCTTTGGGTGCTTAAGTCAGGAGTTTATCCTAAAG TCTGATCTTAAACCAGGAAATTTTCTGCGTTTTACAATTGGTGATGGAGGCATGTCTTTTGTTGATGGGAAACTTGAAAGGGCTGATTTACACTACACCAACCAGGCTTACCATGCACGTGCTTCTGCAGACAGTTATTCTAAG ATCCTGTTTCAGTACACTGCCCGGCATTCTCCCTTAAAAATTGAAGACCTAGTTGCATCCCTGGGTTCCTCGGAGGATGTAGCGGAGGAAGCCAAAGATGTGGAGATGATCGGATGA
- the LOC113305925 gene encoding snurportin-1-like isoform X2, which translates to MGGLSTEGRRQGFKRLAISDQQRRREIALLRQSQQRRDSQNQARSLASSVISLPTPSQHNNQQQEEQPIHEELEEPEAESSSSTRDFDVLGASKLKGAEARKWFSRQLMLPEWMIDIPPRLNHDWYVYARPSGKRCFVVSSDGTTVSRLRNGSILHHFPSVLPNGARTRDNSGSAQSYCLLDCIFHEHDQTYYVIDMICWKGYSLYDCTAEFRFFWLNSKLVETGACNTPSMYHKYKFSVVPIYDCEQMGLQTAYMGTVPYVKDGLSFYNKHAHYHTGTTPLALVWKDDNCSQYVIDTDSKGQIPPHQQVVLILNEDGSLTTSDDPPIVFGCLSQEFILKEIFCVLQLVMEACLLLMGNLKGLIYTTPTRLTMHVLLQTVILRSCFSTLPGILP; encoded by the exons ATGGGTGGATTAAGCACAGAAGGGAGAAGACAAGGGTTTAAGAGATTAGCAATATCAGACCAACAAAGGAGAAGAGAAATAGCATTACTTCGTCAATCTCAACAAAGAAGAGATTCTCAAAATCAAGCTCGTTCTTTAGCTTCTTCTGTTATTTCTCTTCCGACCCCATCTCAACATAATAATCAACAACAAGAAGAACAACCCATTCATGAAGAATTAGAAGAACCAGAAGCTGAATCGTCATCATCAACTAGGGATTTTGATGTACTCGGAGCTTCTAAACTTAAAGGAGCTGAAGCGCGTAAATGGTTTTCTCGTCAACTCATGCTTCCTGAATGGATGATTGATATCCCTCCTCGTTTAAATCATGATTG GTATGTTTACGCAAGACCATCTGGTAAACGATGCTTTGTGGTTTCTTCTGATGGAACAACAGTTAGTAGGCTTCGCAATGGTTCGATCTTACATCATTTCCCATCTGTCTTGCCAAATGGAGCCAGGACAAGGGATAATTCTGGTTCTGCGCAGTCTTACTGTCTCCTGGACTGCATATTTCATGAG CATGATCAAACTTACTACGTGATTGATATGATTTGTTGGAAAGGTTATTCGTTATACGACTGCACTGCTGAGTTCAGATTTTTTTGGTTGAACTCCAAGCTTGTGGAGACTGGGGCTTGTAATACACCGTCAATGTATCATAAATATAAATTCAGTGTTGTTCCCATCTATGACTGTGAGCAGATGGGTTTGCAGACAGCATATATGGGTACTGTACCATATGTCAAAGATGGACTGTCGTTTTACAACAA GCATGCCCATTATCATACAGGAACTACACCACTAGCATTAGTCTGGAAAGATGACAATTGTAGCCAATACGTAATTGACACAGATAGTAAAGGACAAATTCCTCCTCATCAACAG GTGGTTTTGATCTTGAATGAAGATGGAAGTCTTACTACATCAGATGATCCTCCAATTGTCTTTGGGTGCTTAAGTCAGGAGTTTATCCTAAAG GAAATTTTCTGCGTTTTACAATTGGTGATGGAGGCATGTCTTTTGTTGATGGGAAACTTGAAAGGGCTGATTTACACTACACCAACCAGGCTTACCATGCACGTGCTTCTGCAGACAGTTATTCTAAG ATCCTGTTTCAGTACACTGCCCGGCATTCTCCCTTAA